Proteins from a single region of Megalopta genalis isolate 19385.01 chromosome 3, iyMegGena1_principal, whole genome shotgun sequence:
- the LOC117229607 gene encoding alkaline phosphatase 4 yields MNRLAVIVCILAGSLGSSALPRDATNYEDMSFWLKQGQKNLQENLAYRNNERRAKNVLIFIGDGMGISTITAGRIFKGQTKGTTGEEYKLVFEKFPNTGFAKTYNTDKQVPDSAGTATAIFSGVKCRYSVIGLDSKATYNQCDRTVNEAAKVTTVADWAQKTGMDTGFVTTTRITHATPASLYAHTNNRDWECDSSIPKQYEGCVKDIARQLVEDEPGKNFQVMMGGGAQHMGMPQLPTDSGTCVREDGRDLAEEWSRSNPEGAVVTTAEELMSLDVANTSKILGVFAPSHLPYHALRTEQVPTLANMTTQAIRLLRKNEKGFLLMVESGKIDIAHHHNYAKLALREVSELEEAILAALQQVSLEETLIIVTADHSHSFTMNGYPQRGNDILGFGNDPKKAKVVQTYETLSYANGPGFFYHRRNDSSNVNETWRDPEQDKTRGQPLYTQMAAMYMESETHGGEDVGVYAAGPYSHLIRGTFEQNYIAHVVAYAACFDNWPSHCDDTYHRYYYEVTNSGATFRDSIAFSLFSFAVLSILTAF; encoded by the exons ATGAACCGACTGGCCGTAATCGTTTGCATCCTGGCGGGATCTCTTGGATCCAGCGCGCTCCCCCGAGACGCGACCAATTACGAAG ACATGTCCTTTTGGCTGAAGCAGGGACAGAAGAATCTACAAGAGAATCTAGCCTATCGGAACAACGAGAGACGCGCGAAGAACGTTCTGATATTCATCGGCGACGGCATGGGCATATCTACGATCACGGCCGGTCGTATATTCAAAGGTCAAACGAAGGGCACGACCGGCGAGGAATACAAACTAGTGTTCGAAAAGTTCCCCAACACCGGCTTCGCCAAG ACCTACAATACGGACAAACAAGTGCCCGACTCGGCTGGAACGGCCACCGCGATATTTTCCGGCGTCAAGTGCCGTTACAGCGTGATCGGTTTGGATAGCAAAGCGACGTACAATCAGTGCGACCGAACGGTGAACGAGGCGGCCAAAGTGACGACGGTCGCGGATTGGGCGCAAAAGACTGGCATGGACACCG GGTTCGTCACTACGACCCGTATCACGCACGCTACACCCGCTTCGCTGTACGCGCATACCAACAACCGCGACTGGGAGTGCGACTCCTCGATACCGAAGCAGTACGAGGGATGCGTGAAGGATATAGCTAGACAACTGGTCGAGGACGAACCTGGCAAGAATTTCCAG GTGATGATGGGCGGTGGGGCGCAACACATGGGGATGCCCCAGTTGCCTACGGATTCGGGCACGTGCGTCAGAGAAGACGGCAGAGATTTGGCGGAGGAATGGTCCCGAAGTAATCCCGAAGGAGCGGTTGTGACCACCGCGGAGGAACTGATGTCCCTCGACGTCGCGAACACGTCCAAGATCCTCGGTGTCTTCGCTCCCAGTCATCTTCCTTATCACGCGCTCAGGACGGAGCAGGTGCCTACTCTAGCCAACATGACCACGCAGGCCATTCGGTTGCTCCGGAAGAACGAAAAAGGCTTCCTGTTGATG GTCGAAAGCGGCAAAATAGACATAGCTCATCATCACAACTACGCGAAATTAGCGTTGCGGGAAGTCTCGGAGCTCGAGGAGGCTATACTGGCCGCCCTGCAACAAGTCTCGCTGGAAGAGACCCTGATCATCGTAACCGCTGATCATTCTCACTCGTTCACGATGAACGGCTATCCGCAGAGGGGAAACGACATTCTCGGATTTGGCAACGATCCAAAAAAAGCGAAAGTGGTCCAGACCTACGAAACGCTTAGCTATGCGAACGGACCGGGTTTCTTTTATCATAGGCGCAACGACAGCAGCAACGTCAACGAAACTTGGAGGGACCCCGAGCAGGATAAGACACGCGGCCAGCCTCTCTACACCCAAATGGCCGCCATGTACATGGAGAGCGAAACGCACGGCGGCGAGGATGTCGGAGTGTACGCGGCAG GTCCATACTCCCACCTGATCCGCGGTACCTTCGAACAGAACTATATCGCTCACGTGGTAGCGTACGCGGCGTGCTTCGACAACTGGCCGTCCCACTGCGACGACACTTACCATCGTTACTATTACGAAGTAACCAATTCGGGAGCCACGTTCAGGGATTCGATCGCGTTCTCCCTTTTCTCGTTCGCTGTCCTTTCGATCCTGACCGCGTTTTAA
- the LOC117229446 gene encoding solute carrier family 41 member 1: MMMSDADAIIRRRKNESAKFGESKSEKVSFNRGEMVKLNSEEILVSAIVDGTMETEVESDEDGGSSEEDRRRLMPSRTVHQCVTSDRVKSAGRNDETRDVEDETVWSISIQMFIPFLLAGFGMVVASLLLDIVQHWPVYRDVSEVYILVPALLGLKGNLEMTLASRLSTHANLGHMDTPKQQWMLVVGNLSLIQCQAMVVGLLASLAAVVLGWIPDARFDIHHALLLCASALATASVASFLLGLVTVTVILLSKRMKINPDNVATPIAASLGDLITLALLSGIASLLYKAIDSVPWIAPTCIVFHIIATPVWGYVAARNPFTKEILDYGWTPVICSMLISSVGGLTLDYTISSYKGIAVFQLIINGIGGNLVAVQASRISTSLHKTPRSGVQERAAVHFNPFHVYFSKGGHARTARVLLAMVIPGHLIFAYTISYLQAGHTSFTATFIVVYLIAALLQVILLLYIAQLLVVWLWKRGIDPDSSAIPYLTAIGDLIGTALLGIAFHILYAIGDGDSDVGD, from the exons ATGATGATGAGTGATGCCGACGCGATAATCAGAAGACGTAAAAACGAATCGGCAAAATTCGGAGAGAGCAAATCGGAAAAGGTATCATTTAACAGGGGCGAGATGGTGAAATTGAACAGCGAAGAGATTCTGGTGTCAGCGATCGTCGACGGCACCATGGAAACGGAAGTCGAATCCGACGAGGATGGCGGGAGCTCGGAGGAGGACAGGCGGCGTCTTATGCCGTCGCGGACCGTTCACCAGTGCGTTACCAGCGATAGAGTAAAATCAGCCGGTAGGAACGATGAAACGAGAGATGTCGAGGACGAGACCGTTTGGTCTATTTCTATACAAATGTTTATACCTTTTCTGTTGGCCGGTTTCGGTATGGTAGTTGCCAGTTTGTTATTAGATATTGTACAG CATTGGCCGGTTTACAGAGACGTGTCGGAGGTGTATATATTGGTACCGGCGTTGCTAGGTTTGAAGGGCAATTTGGAGATGACGTTGGCCTCGAGACTGTCGACCCACGCAAACCTCGGCCACATGGACACTCCTAAGCAACAATGGATGTTGGTCGTGGGCAATCTGTCTCTGATACAGTGTCAAGCCATGGTCGTGGGCCTACTGGCTTCTCTGGCGGCCGTGGTGCTCGGTTGGATCCCGGACGCACGGTTCGATATTCATCACGCGCTCTTGTTGTGCGCTAGCGCTTTGGCCACGGCGTCCGTGGCCAGTTTTTTGTTAGGTTTAGTTACGGTTACCGTGATACTGCTATCGAAACGGATGAAAATCAATCCGGACAACGTGGCGACGCCGATCGCGGCCTCCCTCGGCGACCTGATAACGTTGGCGCTCTTGTCGGGAATCGCGTCGCTACTCTACAAAGCTATAG ATTCTGTGCCTTGGATAGCACCGACCTGTATAGTTTTTCATATCATCGCTACCCCCGTTTGGGGATACGTTGCAGCTAGAAATCCATTTACCAAGGAGATATTGGATTACGGCTGGACACCTGTGATATGCTCCATGTTGATTAGCAG CGTGGGCGGCTTGACGCTAGATTACACGATATCAAGTTACAAAGGTATAGCTGTATTCCAATTAATTATAAACGGCATCGGTGGTAATTTAGTCGCGGTGCAAGCTAGCAGGATATCGACGTCGTTGCACAAAACTCCACGGTCCGGCGTTCAGGAGAGAGCCGCGGTTCATTTCAATCCGTTCCACGTATACTTTTCCAAAG GTGGACATGCGAGAACTGCCAGAGTATTATTAGCGATGGTGATACCCGGTCACCTAATATTCGCTTACACCATCAGTTACCTTCAAGCTGGCCATACTTCGTTCACTGCTACATTTATCGTCGTGTATCTGATCGCTGCTCTACTACAG GTGATTTTGTTACTGTACATTGCTCAATTGCTGGTCGTCTGGCTATGGAAACGGGGAATAGATCCGGACAGTTCTGCCATACCCTATCTGACGGCGATAGGCGATCTGATAGGAACAGCGTTGCTAGGAATCGCGTTTCATATACTCTACGCCATCGGTGACGGAGATTCGGACGTGGGCGATTGA
- the LOC117228324 gene encoding uncharacterized protein LOC117228324 has product MGRRKHGSKGHRPSKAKGGQNASKEGNNGEERFDEKSNYRKAKNIIDVYSRLSYPLVRQNLPEDLEDATAHDESDEEDATFELTVKPRVVFVTCLCSVCMEKSNVFCERCRMLSYCSRAHRSQAANRHRELCKALSEIRANIATTMSAASDGSKERFNGERYRFYRIQWLENLESRMGRELYLWEKEIVLYPRVCRVCYRFDDSMPCCATCGMECFCPDHREEHEKSCREFQLLQRCLYLQRKHGSAEPKIPRRGREESEFAASSLPDVDFDELTYRIYGDCAYYREMDCYTYSMLSHLCTIPLTTLYAMQICALKCRKKSELLVHVIGAEFQFEGMNLHVWEQMFLHFLPYLKRFRLMLVGPELQLPCGVPVRSLSRIKLCSECKAADRDVGIRFLQKTLYHELPHLEKPDVICAFNPGLYRKTGFAGKDTWTETIREFVKSRAPVVITSYTADEIFWEIERVKSVVRGVNVLLEPRQNPYASIKPDRNFVSDDTNPLIYKNYYVAVVAGGPTTL; this is encoded by the coding sequence ATGGGCCGCAGGAAACACGGAAGCAAAGGCCATCGGCCGTCCAAGGCAAAGGGTGGCCAGAACGCGAGCAAAGAGGGAAACAACGGGGAGGAACGGTTCGACGAGAAGAGTAACTATCGGAAAGCCAAGAATATTATAGACGTGTACTCGCGCTTAAGCTACCCCTTGGTGCGACAAAATCTGCCGGAAGATCTGGAAGATGCGACGGCGCACGATGAAAGCGACGAGGAGGACGCGACTTTTGAGCTGACCGTGAAACCGCGGGTCGTGTTCGTGACGTGCCTCTGCTCGGTTTGCATGGAGAAATCGAACGTGTTCTGCGAACGCTGCCGCATGTTGTCCTATTGTTCGCGGGCGCATCGGAGCCAGGCCGCGAATAGGCATCGGGAATTGTGCAAGGCTCTGTCGGAAATTCGAGCGAACATCGCGACTACGATGTCCGCGGCGTCCGACGGATCGAAGGAACGTTTCAACGGCGAACGGTACCGTTTCTACAGAATACAGTGGCTCGAGAATCTGGAGTCGCGGATGGGCAGAGAGTTGTATCTCTGGGAGAAAGAGATCGTTTTGTACCCTCGCGTGTGTCGCGTTTGTTACCGCTTCGACGACAGCATGCCCTGTTGCGCGACTTGCGGGATGGAGTGTTTCTGTCCGGATCACCGCGAGGAACACGAGAAGTCGTGCAGGGAGTTCCAACTGTTGCAGAGGTGCTTGTACCTGCAGCGCAAGCACGGTTCCGCCGAGCCGAAAATTCCGCGGCGCGGACGAGAGGAAAGCGAGTTCGCGGCGTCCTCGCTTCCGGATGTCGATTTCGACGAGTTGACGTATCGCATCTACGGCGACTGTGCGTATTACCGCGAAATGGACTGCTACACGTACTCGATGTTGTCCCATCTGTGCACGATCCCCTTGACAACGCTGTACGCGATGCAAATCTGCGCCCTCAAATGCCGCAAGAAGTCGGAGCTGCTGGTGCACGTGATCGGCGCAGAGTTTCAATTCGAGGGCATGAACCTGCACGTCTGGGAGCAGATGTTCCTGCATTTCTTGCCGTACCTGAAGAGGTTCCGGCTGATGCTGGTCGGCCCGGAATTGCAGCTGCCGTGCGGCGTGCCGGTGCGATCGTTGTCGCGGATCAAACTCTGTTCCGAGTGCAAGGCCGCCGACAGGGACGTCGGCATTCGTTTCCTGCAGAAGACGCTCTATCACGAGCTTCCACATCTCGAGAAGCCCGATGTCATTTGCGCGTTCAATCCCGGTCTCTACAGAAAGACCGGCTTCGCGGGCAAGGACACGTGGACGGAGACGATACGCGAGTTCGTGAAATCGCGGGCGCCCGTCGTCATCACCTCGTACACGGCCGACGAGATCTTCTGGGAGATCGAACGCGTGAAGTCCGTCGTCCGCGGCGTCAACGTACTCTTGGAGCCCCGACAAAATCCCTACGCGTCGATTAAGCCTGACCGCAATTTCGTCAGCGACGACACGAATCCGCTGATTTACAAGAATTATTACGTCGCCGTGGTCGCCGGCGGGCCGACCACTTTGTAA
- the LOC117229445 gene encoding solute carrier family 41 member 1 isoform X1, translating into MIEDQVHQHPVRLPPDKHAHVDVTGVKFENDQCKEPLLSEKQSSHRVTPAEIRLRAISKASHGNTVMGTSSATDASMIMVTGPGPGSGVGAGTGTGTEMGMGMGIGMGMGMGMGMGMGIGMGMGMGIGMGMGMGMDTNACIGSNVGVNVATVTGNSTDAAVVAAAAAAATDKLMEQESVEVPIFDEGMTETGRLPDVVAESKIYGVIEDEPLESYLAITIQVFIPFLIAGLGMVGAGLVLDLVQHWIVFEKVTELIILVPALLGLKGNLEMTLASRLSTQANLGHMDTPKQQWYMIVGNLVLIQCQAIVVGFLGSVVAIVMGALRYGTISLDHAYLLCASSLVTASLASFVLGLITAGVIVFSRHCHINPDNVATPIAASLGDITSLALLSWISTILYESINKQDWLAPLVIACYVLVTPLWVWIAKKNKHTNDVLYSGWTPVMIAMLISSCGGLILGFMVSRFKNFTVFQPVINGVGGNLVAVQASRISTALHKQAELGTLLIPPGHTHPVIFITPIANFFGKGMHARTTRVLMAMVIPGHIIFIYLINYMKDGTSLTPLFVFVYLCAAMLQVAALLYIAYIMIHWMWKRKIDPDNSAIPYLTAMGDLLGISLLAIAFQFLYLVGDQDSDRTIDP; encoded by the exons ATGATAGAGGATCAGGTGCATCAACATCCGGTACGACTGCCGCCCGACAAGCACGCCCATGTCGATGTCACAGGAGTCAAATTCGAGAA TGACCAATGCAAAGAGCCTCTACTTTCCGAAAAGCAAAGTTCCCACAGGGTGACGCCGGCGGAGATTCGTTTGCGCGCGATTTCAAAAGCATCCCACGGAAACACGGTGATGGGCACAAGCTCGGCGACGGACGCGTCTATGATCATGGTCACGGGTCCCGGTCCCGGTTCCGGTGTAGGAGCAGGAACAGGCACTGGGACAGAGATGGGTATGGGCATGGGCATCGGTATGGGCATGGGTATGGGTATGGGTATGGGTATGGGCATAGGTATGGGCATGGGTATGGGCATAGGTATGGGTATGGGCATGGGCATGGACACGAACGCGTGCATCGGCAGCAACGTTGGAGTTAACGTCGCAACCGTGACCGGCAACTCGACGGATGCCGCGGTCGTGGCCGCGGCCGCCGCAGCCGCCACCGACAAATTGATGGAGCAAGAGAGCGTGGAAGTGCCCATCTTCGACGAAGGAATGACCGAGACCGGTCGCCTCCCCGACGTCGTCGCCGAGAGTAAAATTTACGGTGTCATCGAGGACGAGCCTCTCGAATCGTACCTGGCAATTACCATTCAAGTTTTTATACCGTTTCTTATCGCCGGCCTTGGCATGGTGGGCGCTGGATTAGTTTTGGATTTGGTGCAA CACTGGATCGTATTCGAGAAAGTGACCGAGCTGATAATTCTGGTTCCGGCATTGTTGGGCTTGAAAGGCAATTTAGAAATGACTCTTGCATCGCGTCTCTCTACTCAAGCGAATCTCGGGCATATGGACACGCCGAAACAACAATGGTACATGATCGTTGGGAATCTTGTTTTAATTCAG TGCCAGGCGATAGTGGTCGGTTTCTTGGGTTCGGTGGTGGCGATCGTCATGGGGGCGTTGCGGTACGGCACCATCTCGTTGGACCACGCTTACCTGTTGTGCGCGAGCAGCTTGGTCACCGCGTCATTGGCGTCGTTCGTCCTCGGACTGATCACCGCGGGGGTGATCGTGTTCTCGCGACACTGTCACATCAATCCGGACAACGTCGCGACGCCGATAGCCGCGAGCCTCGGCGACATCACCTCCTTGGCTCTGCTCTCTTGGATCTCGACGATCCTCTACGAGTCGATCAACAAGCAGGATTGGCTGGCGCCGTTGGTGATCGCTTGTTACGTCCTCGTCACCCCGCTCTGGGTATGGATCGCCAAAAAGAACAAACACACCAACGATGTCCTTTACTCCGGCTGGACTCCTGTCATGATTGCCATGTTGATCAGCAG TTGCGGCGGCCTGATCCTGGGATTCATGGTGTCGCGATTCAAGAACTTCACCGTCTTTCAACCGGTGATCAACGGCGTCGGTGGAAATCTCGTAGCTGTCCAAGCGAGCAGGATATCCACCGCCCTTCATAAACAGGCAGAGCTGGGCACGCTGCTGATTCCACCGGGTCACACGCATCCCGTCATCTTTATTACGCCCATCGCGAACTTTTTCGGCAAAG GTATGCACGCGAGAACCACCAGAGTTTTAATGGCGATGGTCATCCCGGGTCACATAATTTTCATTTACCTGATTAATTACATGAAGGATGGCACCTCGCTGACGCCCCTTTTCGTCTTCGTTTATTTATGCGCCGCGATGCTGCAAGTCGCCGCGCTCCTTTACATCGCCTACATAATGATACATTGGATGTGGAAACGAAAAATCGATCCAGACAATTCGGCGATACCGTATTTGACGGCGATGGGAGATCTGCTGGGCATCAGTTTGCTAGCGATCGCTTTCCAGTTCCTTTACCTCGTGGGAGATCAAGATTCCGACCGAACGATCGATCCGTGA
- the LOC117229445 gene encoding solute carrier family 41 member 1 isoform X2, whose protein sequence is MGTSSATDASMIMVTGPGPGSGVGAGTGTGTEMGMGMGIGMGMGMGMGMGMGIGMGMGMGIGMGMGMGMDTNACIGSNVGVNVATVTGNSTDAAVVAAAAAAATDKLMEQESVEVPIFDEGMTETGRLPDVVAESKIYGVIEDEPLESYLAITIQVFIPFLIAGLGMVGAGLVLDLVQHWIVFEKVTELIILVPALLGLKGNLEMTLASRLSTQANLGHMDTPKQQWYMIVGNLVLIQCQAIVVGFLGSVVAIVMGALRYGTISLDHAYLLCASSLVTASLASFVLGLITAGVIVFSRHCHINPDNVATPIAASLGDITSLALLSWISTILYESINKQDWLAPLVIACYVLVTPLWVWIAKKNKHTNDVLYSGWTPVMIAMLISSCGGLILGFMVSRFKNFTVFQPVINGVGGNLVAVQASRISTALHKQAELGTLLIPPGHTHPVIFITPIANFFGKGMHARTTRVLMAMVIPGHIIFIYLINYMKDGTSLTPLFVFVYLCAAMLQVAALLYIAYIMIHWMWKRKIDPDNSAIPYLTAMGDLLGISLLAIAFQFLYLVGDQDSDRTIDP, encoded by the exons ATGGGCACAAGCTCGGCGACGGACGCGTCTATGATCATGGTCACGGGTCCCGGTCCCGGTTCCGGTGTAGGAGCAGGAACAGGCACTGGGACAGAGATGGGTATGGGCATGGGCATCGGTATGGGCATGGGTATGGGTATGGGTATGGGTATGGGCATAGGTATGGGCATGGGTATGGGCATAGGTATGGGTATGGGCATGGGCATGGACACGAACGCGTGCATCGGCAGCAACGTTGGAGTTAACGTCGCAACCGTGACCGGCAACTCGACGGATGCCGCGGTCGTGGCCGCGGCCGCCGCAGCCGCCACCGACAAATTGATGGAGCAAGAGAGCGTGGAAGTGCCCATCTTCGACGAAGGAATGACCGAGACCGGTCGCCTCCCCGACGTCGTCGCCGAGAGTAAAATTTACGGTGTCATCGAGGACGAGCCTCTCGAATCGTACCTGGCAATTACCATTCAAGTTTTTATACCGTTTCTTATCGCCGGCCTTGGCATGGTGGGCGCTGGATTAGTTTTGGATTTGGTGCAA CACTGGATCGTATTCGAGAAAGTGACCGAGCTGATAATTCTGGTTCCGGCATTGTTGGGCTTGAAAGGCAATTTAGAAATGACTCTTGCATCGCGTCTCTCTACTCAAGCGAATCTCGGGCATATGGACACGCCGAAACAACAATGGTACATGATCGTTGGGAATCTTGTTTTAATTCAG TGCCAGGCGATAGTGGTCGGTTTCTTGGGTTCGGTGGTGGCGATCGTCATGGGGGCGTTGCGGTACGGCACCATCTCGTTGGACCACGCTTACCTGTTGTGCGCGAGCAGCTTGGTCACCGCGTCATTGGCGTCGTTCGTCCTCGGACTGATCACCGCGGGGGTGATCGTGTTCTCGCGACACTGTCACATCAATCCGGACAACGTCGCGACGCCGATAGCCGCGAGCCTCGGCGACATCACCTCCTTGGCTCTGCTCTCTTGGATCTCGACGATCCTCTACGAGTCGATCAACAAGCAGGATTGGCTGGCGCCGTTGGTGATCGCTTGTTACGTCCTCGTCACCCCGCTCTGGGTATGGATCGCCAAAAAGAACAAACACACCAACGATGTCCTTTACTCCGGCTGGACTCCTGTCATGATTGCCATGTTGATCAGCAG TTGCGGCGGCCTGATCCTGGGATTCATGGTGTCGCGATTCAAGAACTTCACCGTCTTTCAACCGGTGATCAACGGCGTCGGTGGAAATCTCGTAGCTGTCCAAGCGAGCAGGATATCCACCGCCCTTCATAAACAGGCAGAGCTGGGCACGCTGCTGATTCCACCGGGTCACACGCATCCCGTCATCTTTATTACGCCCATCGCGAACTTTTTCGGCAAAG GTATGCACGCGAGAACCACCAGAGTTTTAATGGCGATGGTCATCCCGGGTCACATAATTTTCATTTACCTGATTAATTACATGAAGGATGGCACCTCGCTGACGCCCCTTTTCGTCTTCGTTTATTTATGCGCCGCGATGCTGCAAGTCGCCGCGCTCCTTTACATCGCCTACATAATGATACATTGGATGTGGAAACGAAAAATCGATCCAGACAATTCGGCGATACCGTATTTGACGGCGATGGGAGATCTGCTGGGCATCAGTTTGCTAGCGATCGCTTTCCAGTTCCTTTACCTCGTGGGAGATCAAGATTCCGACCGAACGATCGATCCGTGA